taggagatgttgtttaaaaaaaagtgtggacagacggacgacggacggatggtgagcaatcacaataggtcaccctgagcactttatgctcaggtgagctaaaaactgatacaaaagaCAGAGCGAGTGATTCGGAATATTtcaaatgtgaatataaagttcataattattctagattCCATTGCTGCTTGTTAAAACAGTActgtagtcctcagttgctcacacattCACACAATacaaagattataaaaaataaatactttttatacgtccagaatatttgtgtgatgcggtcacatagaaatagaaggaaaactcaaacaaCGCAAGGCTGAAACTAAATACAGACAAAACACGTGtccatatcttttattttcaatcaTGTTTAGGTATTATTCTTTTGCTCTCCTTCACTTGGaagaaacaaatataataattatataactgCAAAGTCCGCAAGAAGTTTGAGTGCatgtgtcacggtataggacttcaGGTAATAAGGAGAGAATATGTATAGGCAACCGTTTAATACCGTCGTTTTACCTACACTTTGATGTAGGGATAGTacaagttttttttgtgtattcaCTTCTGCAGAAGCCCGTGGAATTTTTTGTGACCGAATATGTCAGTCTTATCAGGTCGAAATTCAGACCATAAATAAATGTGTTCTCTACCTAATGACTACATGTATAACTTACACTTCTGACTTTATAGTTTTGCTTTATGATTTTTCATAATAGAAACTTAAAACAATACCATTTAACAATAAAAAGGTCGACTACCCGTatcacattttcaatttaaaatcgcGCTACCGTAAAATTCATAATATTCACTCgctagtttataaaaaaaaagtgtaaaacatattataaaaacaCTAAGGACATATGgattattttaacaaacagtATGTTTCGAGCAATTAAAACGATACACCGTATATAGTTTTAACTGATAAAAGGAAGCTGAGAACATTGTCAGTTTGTCAACCGAAAGTTTTGAGCAATATTGGATTATTTGTACTCAGAAAATGCTTCGGCCTACCAGAGGTATGGGTGGCCGGCGGCGACAAAGCAGTCGGGAAGAAATACAGCGCCTTGGCACTGAAGACACCCTGAAATGTCCAATATGCCTGGACACGTTCGAGACCCCAAGGGCTTTAGCATGTTTGCATACTTTCTGCGAACCTTGTCTCGAGTTTTATCTCACTGACTGCAAAGCCTCCATTAAAGACGGAAGGCTGGATAAAATCGAGTGTCCGGTCTGCGGTCACCTCACTCTGCCGCCCGATGTTTTAAAATATCCTCACGCTATGGTTAAAGACTTGCCGCTGAATCATTTCATTCTGCCTCACCTGGATGGAGTAACCCCTCGTGACAGTAGCAGAGCGGAGTCTAGGCGGAAAAGGAATGTTAACTTCACACAGAGTTGTGGCTCATGTGCAGAAAGGGAAGTGGCAACAGAGGCCACAGCATACTGCCATGACTGCGAAGATTTTCAGTGCGGCGAGTGTGTAGATAACCACTCCAAAATCAAAATGCTGACTCGCCATAAAATCGTAACCATTGAAAAGGTAACCAGCAGCTCACAAATATCTAATTCTCTTGACAAACATAACATTTGCTTGGTCCATCAAAACGAGGATATCCGATTTTTCTGCGCTGACCATGACGTCATTCTCTGTAGCAGCTGCGCAATGGCAAGTCACAAAGCTTGTGACATTATAAACGAATTCGACGATTTAGGAACGCAGCTCAGACACGATGATCGGACAGACAAACTCCGCGATAACATGAAAGGACTTCAGAAAGCGTTAAACGACATGGTAGAAGCAATCAGAGCTAATAATTACGGTATTAAACGAGAGACGGAAGAAATCCCTCGAAGAATCCAGTCAATGAAAGCAAAAGTTCTCAGATTGTTCAAATACTTAGAAGATGAAACTGAGGAAAACATTAAAGTCTTCCAAGAGGAGTATGGGAAAAAGAACTCGGACAAAGCGTTCAAATGTAAACAACTTCTTGTAGCTATAGAAGGTTCAAATGCTTCATTAGATACGGTGATAGAACATGGCTCAAACCACCAACTCTTTCTGACATTTCAGAAGATTAAAACTCAACTACAAGAGTATGACGACATGGTCAAGTCTGAAAAAGAATCATTGCTGTGTAGTTCTATTCAACTGAAAGTCGAAGATGTACTGGACACGATCGTCAACGCAACGGAAAAATTAGCTGAAGTACGTGTTGAAAGCGTTAAACCAGATCTTGCCGAACTGCCGCCACTATTGTTCGCAAGAAAGGAAGACCCGGTTGCAGATATGAAACCGGAACTAATAAAATCTGGAGATCTGAAGAACAGTGATGCAAATATCATGAAAACGTGTATTGCTGCTACATATATGGATAAGAAACTCGCCTTAATATTCGAGGTGAAAAATAGGACCTGGTTCTCCAGTTCGTTTTCGCTCGTAACTACAGACAAGCTTGAGGAAATCTATACACAGGATTTGAAACGGGATCCGACGAATATCATCTGTATAGACAGCAACAATGTGGCTATCACGTTCCCAAACGGTGGATTCATAGAATTTTATCTTTACACACCGAAAAGAAAGAAGAAACCTATGGCTTTTGTACTTGACCATACGGTTAAATGCGACATAAGGGATACAGTcattacaaaatacaataaaacttcTTTCGCATTAAGCACGGGGAACTATTTCGCGACCTTGACACATGACGGGGTCATGAAAAAGGTGTTTTACTACAGCGTCAGTTTACGTGTACGAGAAAATGACTTCTGGTCTACGCAACTTGTGGTTGGGCATATGGTAGTAgattttaaaaggaaaagaaTCTACATAGTTTCGTCTAAACCAGACAAGCTGTATTCTTTTAGCACAAAAGGTGAAGTGATCTTCGAGTACAATTTAGAAGACACGGTCAAATATCTCGATCTGGACAAAGAGGGTGCCATTGGTGTTTGTTCTGGGAGCGAAAGTTTTGGAAAACTGTTTCAGATTTCACCAAATACTGGAAAAATCCTCAGGAATGTTGCCATAGAAACGCAAAATCCAAACATAGCGTGTTTCAATAGAAAAAGTGGCGATTTTTATGTCATTGAAAACTCTCAAAAGAAGACACATATTGAAAAGTACAAATTTAACATACAGGAAGATGACGACTTATTTGATGACGACTGAATGCTCCTAGGCAATTTTCACGCATATTCTATAATATATAGTCGAACGCTAGTTACTAACTAACTAACGtaagaatgtttggttttgaCGAATAACCACGGAATTGAAATGACGATAGCGCTATCAGACCAAATTTGCCAAAATCTGCTGCGGTCTTACTTTTACCCTGAACAAGCGATACATGAAAAAATAATCGTTATGTAAATGGCGTACTAGTAACGAAGGGCAGAAACTCGTATCATACATCATTGTAAAAATTTCGCATATGAAATAAAGCAACGCctctgtaaaaatgtataattacgaATTTTTCAGACTTGTTAtgttttagaattttaaacagaaagttcattttaccattaaaagtgatattataaaattgtttttaaaattcaacaagagatcacagagtgatcttggcgcccaccattgggccatttttgaatgttccaaatttcaagactagctcaaggtcaaaatcaaggtcaaagttcatttcagtacacaaaactgtgcatgtggtccaaatttgaaagctgtagcttgagaaaagtgaaagtaggtcactagatcaatttcaaggtcaaagttcatttcggtacacaagaCTATGCAAATGCTTCAAATTtaaagactgtagcttgagaaatgtggaagtaggtactaggtaaaaataaaggtcaaatttcaattcagaacacaaaactatccaagtggtctaaatttgaagcatgttgcttcagaaatgtgaaagtaggtcactaggtcaatctcaaggtcaaagttcatttcggtagacaaaactatgcaagtggtcaaaatttgaaggctgtagcttgagaaatgtaaaagtaggtcactaggtcaagatcaaggtcaaatttcattttggaacacataactatgcatgtggtctaaatctgaagcctgtaccttcaaaaatgtggaagtaggtcactaggtcaatgtcaaggtcaaagtttgtttcggtacacaaatctatgcatgtggtccaaatttgaaggctgtagctacagaaatgtgaaagtaggtcactaggtcaagatcaaggtcaactcatggcaaggttcatcttgccactcaaaactatacatgtggtccaaatttgaatgttgtaggttatggacaagaagattttaaaagtttttccctatataagtctgtatgaatcatgtgacccccggggcgggatcatatttgtccctagggggataatttgaataaacttggtagagaaccactagatgatgctacattacaaatatcaaagctctaggctttgtggtttggacaagaggtttttcaaactttttccctatacaagagcttgtagaacacgaaatgcctcccttggtgcattcagtaactgcacaaggaacagaaattatatgctcactgtaaacaaaagttctatcattctggttcaatctgaccttgaccttaaatctattaacctaacaagatatcacagagtgatcttggcgcccaccactgagctaTTTGTGAaggttccaaatttcaagactaggtcaaggtcaaatttcattcggtacaaaacactgtgcatgtggtccaaatttgaaagctgtgacttgagaaatgtgaaagttggtcactagatcaatttcaaggtcaaagttcatttcagtagacagaactatgcatgtgcttcaaatttggaggctgtagcttgagaaatgcgaaagtaggtaataggtaaattcaacgtcaaatttcaattcagaacacaaaaatatgcatgcggtcaaaatttgaagctgtagcttcagaaatgtgaaagtaggtcactatgtcaatctcaagatcaaagttcatttcggtacacaaacaatgcatggggttcaaatttgaaggctgtattttgaaaaatgtgaaagtaggtcactaggtcaaaatcaaggtcaaattttatttcggtacacaacactatgcatgtggtccaaatttgaagcctgtacctttagaaatgtgaaagtaggtcactaggtcaatctcaagatcaaagttcatttcagtacacaaaattatgcatgtggttcaaattcgaaggctgtagcttgagaaatgtgaaagtaggtcactaggtcaaaatcaaggtcaaattttatttcgaaacacagaACTGTGTgcgtggttcaaatttgaagcctgtaccttcagaaatgtgaaagtaggtcactaggtcaatctcaagatcgaagttcattttggtacacaaaactatgcttgtggttcaaatttgaaggctgtagcttgaaaatgtgaaaaaaaggtcactaggtcaaaatcaaggtcgtattttatttcggaacacaaaactaagcaagtggtacaaatctgaagtctgtagcttcaaaaatgtgaaagtaggtcactaggtcaataacaaggtcaaagtttgtttcggtacacaaacctatgcatgtggtccaaatttgaaggctgtagctacagaaatgtgaaagtaggtcactaggtcaagatcaaggtcaactcatgtcaagcttcatcttgccactcaaaactatacatgtggtccaaatttgaatgatgtaggttatggacataAAGATTATTAGTTTTTtgcctatacaagtctttatgaatcatgtgacccccggggcggggccatatttgaccctagaggggtaatttgaacaaactttgtagagaaccactagatgatgctacattacaaatatcaaaagcctagtctttgtggtttggtcaagaagattttcaaagtttttccctatacaagtctatataaaccatgtgaaccccagggcggggccatatttgaccctaggggaataatttgaataatcttagtagaggaccactagatgatgtcatatacaaaatatcaaagccctaggccctgtggttttggacaagaggctttttcaaagtcttttctatacaattctatataaaccatgtgacccccggggtggggccatatttgaccccagggaaataatctgaacaatcttggtagaggaccactagattttgctacataccaaatatcaaagccctaggccctgtagtttgggacaaaaagatcagaaaccgtttaactattcctggtcaatgtgaccttgacctttgacctc
This Mercenaria mercenaria strain notata chromosome 17, MADL_Memer_1, whole genome shotgun sequence DNA region includes the following protein-coding sequences:
- the LOC128550015 gene encoding uncharacterized protein LOC128550015, producing MLRPTRGMGGRRRQSSREEIQRLGTEDTLKCPICLDTFETPRALACLHTFCEPCLEFYLTDCKASIKDGRLDKIECPVCGHLTLPPDVLKYPHAMVKDLPLNHFILPHLDGVTPRDSSRAESRRKRNVNFTQSCGSCAEREVATEATAYCHDCEDFQCGECVDNHSKIKMLTRHKIVTIEKVTSSSQISNSLDKHNICLVHQNEDIRFFCADHDVILCSSCAMASHKACDIINEFDDLGTQLRHDDRTDKLRDNMKGLQKALNDMVEAIRANNYGIKRETEEIPRRIQSMKAKVLRLFKYLEDETEENIKVFQEEYGKKNSDKAFKCKQLLVAIEGSNASLDTVIEHGSNHQLFLTFQKIKTQLQEYDDMVKSEKESLLCSSIQLKVEDVLDTIVNATEKLAEVRVESVKPDLAELPPLLFARKEDPVADMKPELIKSGDLKNSDANIMKTCIAATYMDKKLALIFEVKNRTWFSSSFSLVTTDKLEEIYTQDLKRDPTNIICIDSNNVAITFPNGGFIEFYLYTPKRKKKPMAFVLDHTVKCDIRDTVITKYNKTSFALSTGNYFATLTHDGVMKKVFYYSVSLRVRENDFWSTQLVVGHMVVDFKRKRIYIVSSKPDKLYSFSTKGEVIFEYNLEDTVKYLDLDKEGAIGVCSGSESFGKLFQISPNTGKILRNVAIETQNPNIACFNRKSGDFYVIENSQKKTHIEKYKFNIQEDDDLFDDD